The following proteins are co-located in the Candida dubliniensis CD36 chromosome 3, complete sequence genome:
- a CDS encoding cyclin, putative, whose protein sequence is MITTTETTSQIADVNEIPTLKPPRETFVDEPKSLEDVNLEELIYDLQNGSKNVNNLHLYHSIFILSKTLQFIIKLQEHPDLYNEFRSQQLNRLGINENDLIGKINENNKSSTLIHPQPLHITKDSEFTNEMSNIRSNTPSLSPPPLKMAKFHKNSIINDNKYYDELETSIEARIVDDVEAELDNSIRSPNASSTVNIPSPSNEFESIIDENIDDIKYFSDNNNNNNNNNNNNDDDEPPPYIPIEQLINSTTITDQTLNDEQINEIYINKLKLEISQKAEVGSNSESQLESLKIFNLLKTPNISIDQFLNRIKTYSSNISIISYLNTTFLLFKLSIYLNKIILNLNNSFRFLIGSLRCSIKIFEDIFQHQSKFNNVVGINNLFDLLKIELKFVYLINFNFNSNFNCFIIDQFLKLEFIQLCLFIKSNLPDDYNKIVNKIQS, encoded by the coding sequence ATGATTACCACTACAGAAACTACATCACAGATTGCTGATGTAAATGAAATACCGACTTTGAAACCACCAAGAGAAacttttgttgatgaaccGAAAAGTCTAGAGGATGTCAATttagaagaattaatttatgatttacaaaatgGTTCAAAAAATGTCAATAATTTACATTTATATCATTCAATATTTATCTTATCTAAAACATTacaatttatcattaaattACAAGAACATCCTGATTTGTATAATGAATTTAGATCCCAACAATTGAATAGATTGGGGatcaatgaaaatgatCTCATAGGTAagattaatgaaaataacaAGAGCAGCACTTTAATTCACCCACAACCACTACATATAACTAAAGATTCTGAATTCACCAATGAGATGAGTAATATTCGATCAAATACTCCGTCGTTGTCCCCGCCACCATTGAAAATGGCCAAATTTCATAAAAattctattattaatgataataaatattatgaTGAACTTGAAACATCCATAGAAGCAAggattgttgatgatgttgaagCTGAACTAGATAATTCTATAAGATCACCTAATGCCAGTTCAACTGTAAATATACCATCACCTTCAAATGAGTTTGAATccataattgatgaaaatatcGATGacataaaatattttagtgacaataataataataataataataataataataataatgatgatgatgaaccTCCTCCATATATtccaattgaacaattaatcaattcaacaacCATTACCGATCAAACGTTAAATGATGaacaaattaatgaaatatatataaataaattaaaattggaaatttctCAAAAGGCGGAAGTGGGATCAAATCTGGAATCACAATTAGAATCActtaaaatatttaatttattgaaaactccaaatatatcaattgatcaatttttaaatcgTATTAAAACTTattcatcaaatatttCCATAATTTCTTATTTAAATACaacatttttattatttaaattatcaatttatttaaataaaatcatattaaatttaaataatagtTTCCGATTTTTAATTGGATCTTTAAGAtgttcaattaaaatttttgaagatatttttcaacatcaatcaaaatttaataatgttgttggaattaataatttatttgatttattaaaaattgaattaaaatttgtttatttaataaattttaattttaatagtaattttaattgttttataattgatcaatttttaaaattggaatttattcaattatgtttgtttataaaatcaaatttacctgatgattataataaaattgtcaATAAAATTCAGTCATAA
- a CDS encoding radiation sensitive protein 28 homologue, putative (Similar to S. cerevisiae RAD28;~In S. cerevisiae: involved in transcription-coupled repair nucleotide excision repair of UV-induced DNA lesions; homolog of human CSA protein) codes for MVYFSVLLLLSFMETLLLDRSLGRVTPSRFSNIITENLYSEIYQLGKHNVFPTNCHDNAAVNSLSLETTDYQYLLSGSNDSSIKLWDLKQQEIVREENEIDANLHLHPSTFDNFDYDNPVSTYTNLATIPKRHHHKFGISCIQWWPYDTGMFASSSFDHTVKIWDTNELMPVHTFDLSNKVYDIDICAENALIATANDQPFIRLLDLNTTSSAHTLSGHKGKTLVVKWHPINSNLLASGGYDGEVKIWDIRRSQSCLTQLDMSRTNDSSYTTKLSKAHSGPVNGLVWDPSGSILYSAGNDDKIRVWDMVNVSTPPPINKLINFGPLIRNKHPHTIPLLLNPQGETEPQFLLFPSESGDVFIFRTIDGKLENRLARKGSKNTGRTVSMCNGGPSTAKYFCGTIDGEIISWGPCLDKPDLSDLQQQDESDDNDNDINEKLLKQFQLDSRRKQFLESIEN; via the coding sequence atggtttatttttctgttcttttgttgttatcaTTCATGGAAACATTATTACTAGATCGACTGTTGGGTAGAGTAACACCTTCTCGATTCTCTAATATAATTACCGAAAATTTATATTCTGAGATTTATCAACTAGGCAAGCATAATGTTTTCCCCACTAATTGTCATGACAATGCAGCTGTCAATAGTCTCTCGTTGGAAACAACtgattatcaatatttattaagTGGAAGCAATGATTCGTCTATCAAACTATGGgatttgaaacaacaagaaattgtACGTGAAGAAAACGAAATAGATGCCAACCTACATTTACATCCATCCacttttgataatttcgATTACGATAATCCCGTATCTACATATACCAATTTAGCAACCATCCCCAAAAGACATCACCATAAATTCGGAATATCGTGTATTCAATGGTGGCCATACGACACTGGGATGTTTGCAAGTTCATCGTTTGATCACACTGTGAAAATATGGGACACTAATGAGCTTATGCCTGTGCATACATTTGATCTCCTGAATAAGGTTTACGATATAGATATATGTGCAGAAAACGCCTTGATTGCTACAGCCAATGATCAGCCATTCATTCGACTACTAGATTTAAACACAACCTCAAGTGCCCACACATTACTGGGACATAAAGGTAAAACTTTGGTGGTAAAATGGCACCCCATAAATCTGAATCTATTGGCATCAGGCGGGTATGACGGAGAAGTGAAAATCTGGGATATCAGAAGAAGTCAAAGCTGTTTAACCCAATTGGATATGCTGAGAACCAATGATTCCAGTTATACTACTAAATTATCAAAGGCCCATCTGGGTCCAGTTAATGGCCTTGTGTGGGATCCACTGGGATCAATATTGTATAGTGCtggtaatgatgataaaattaGAGTTTGGGATATGGTCAATGTCTCCACTCCACCGCCAATTAACAAACTTATTAATTTTGGCCCATTGATAAGAAATAAACATCCTCATACAATACCTCTTTTGTTGAACCCTCAAGGTGAAACAGAACCacaatttttattgttcCCATCAGAAAGTGGAGATGTTTTCATATTTAGAACAATTGATGGCAAGTTGGAAAACCGATTAGCACGAAAAGGTAGTAAAAATACTGGTAGAACAGTATCTATGTGCAACGGTGGTCCTTCGACTGCTAAATATTTTTGTGGTACTATTGATGGTGAAATTATTAGCTGGGGGCCATGTCTAGACAAACCTGATTTATCTGATTTGCAGCAACAAGATGAAagtgatgataatgataatgatataaatgaaaaattattaaaacaattccAATTGGATAGTAGAAGGAAACAATTTTTAGAATCAATAGAGAATTAG
- the SES1 gene encoding class II aminoacyl-tRNA synthetase, putative (In S. cerevisiae: class II aminoacyl-tRNA synthetase that aminoacylates tRNA(Ser), displays tRNA-dependent amino acid recognition which enhances discrimination of the serine substrate), whose product MLDINAFLVEKGGDPEIIKASQKKRGDSVELVDEIINEYKEWVKLRFDLDEHNKKLNSVQKEIGKRFKAKEDAKDLIAEKEKLSNEKKEIIEKEAEADKNLRAKVNQVGNIVHESVVDSQDEENNELVRTWTPENYKKPEQIAAATGAPAKLSHHEVLLRLDGYDPERGVRIVGHRGYFLRNYGVFLNQALINYGLSFLSKKGYVPLQAPVMMNKEVMAKTAQLSQFDEELYKVIDGEDEKYLIATSEQPISAYHAGEWFESPAEQLPVRYAGYSSCFRREAGSHGKDAWGIFRVHAFEKIEQFVLTEPEKSWEEFDRMIGCSEEFYQSLGLPYRVVGIVSGELNNAAAKKYDLEAWFPFQQEYKELVSCSNCTDYQSRNLEIRCGIKQQNQQEKKYVHCLNSTLSATERTICCILENYQKEDGLVIPEVLRKYIPGEPEFIPYIKELPKNTTSVKKAKGKN is encoded by the coding sequence ATGTTAGACATTAATGCATTTCTCGTTGAAAAAGGAGGAGATccagaaattattaaagcTTCTCAGAAGAAAAGAGGTGATTCTGTAGAATTAGTTGACGAAATCATCAATGAATATAAAGAATGGGTTAAATTAAGATTTGATTTAGATGAAcacaacaagaaattgaattcagtacaaaaagaaatcgGTAAAAGATTCAAAGCTAAAGAAGATGCTAAAGATTTAATTGctgaaaaggaaaaattaAGTAATGAGAAGAAGGAAATTATTGAGAAAGAAGCAGAAGCCGATAAGAACTTACGTGCTAAAGTTAATCAAGTTGGTAACATTGTTCATGAATCAGTTGTAGATTCtcaagatgaagaaaataatgaattggtTAGAACTTGGACTCCGgagaattacaaaaaaccAGAACAAATTGCTGCTGCTACTGGTGCACCAGCTAAATTATCTCATCATGAAGTATTATTAAGATTAGATGGTTACGATCCAGAAAGAGGGGTTCGAATTGTTGGCCATCGTGGTTATTTCTTAAGAAATTATGGAGTATTTTTGAACCAAGCTTTGATTAATTATGGTTTACTGTTTTTAAGTAAGAAAGGATATGTTCCATTGCAAGCACCAGTCATGATGAATAAAGAAGTCATGGCTAAAACTGCACAATTGTCTCAATTCGACGAAGAATTGTATAAAGTCATTGATGGTGAAGATGAAAAATACTTGATTGCCACTTCTGAACAACCAATTAGTGCTTATCATGCTGGTGAATGGTTTGAATCACCAGCTGAACAATTACCAGTTCGTTATGCTGGTTATTCATCATGTTTCAGAAGAGAAGCCGGATCACATGGTAAAGATGCTTGGGGTATTTTCCGTGTCCATGCCTTTGAAAAGattgaacaatttgttttgaCGGAACCAGAAAAATCATGGGAAGAATTCGATAGAATGATTGGTTGTTCAGAAGAATTCTATCAATCTTTAGGATTGCCATACCGAGTTGTTGGTATTGTTTCAGGTGAATTAAACAATGCTGCTGCTAAAAAATACGACTTGGAGGCTTGGTTCCCATTCCAACAAGAATATAAAGAATTGGTTTCATGTTCAAATTGTACTGATTatcaatcaagaaatttgGAAATCAGATGTGGtataaaacaacaaaaccaacaagaaaagaagtATGTCCATTGTTTGAACTCAACCTTAAGTGCTACCGAAAGAACTATTTGTTGTATTTTAGAAAACTACCAAAAGGAAGATGGATTGGTTATTCCTG